The Lysinibacillus pakistanensis genome includes a window with the following:
- a CDS encoding TAXI family TRAP transporter solute-binding subunit produces the protein MKKKRFNLFLLLTAIALLILAACGADGGTGTKGKDNSASSDKPASDIKLMSLLTGGTQGTYYALGGTFADFITTETGIKTTAEVSQASAANMNALEAGKGEIAFVQTDIAYYATEGKLMFKKKIDTIAALGALYPETVQLVTTEASGIKSYADLKGKKVSVGAPGSGTYANAEQLLEVHGLTMTDIKAQNLDFGESTDGLQSGQIDAAFITAGTPTAAVEALNATTKVNIIGVDPGKADALIEKYPYYAKDTVKAGTYGIANDTETVSVLAMLAVRKDLPDDVVYSMTKAIYDNKDKISHPKGAFIKAETGLAGISIDVHPGAQKYFDEKK, from the coding sequence ATGAAGAAAAAGCGCTTTAATCTATTTCTGCTCTTAACAGCAATTGCACTCTTAATTCTGGCTGCATGCGGGGCCGATGGCGGAACAGGTACCAAGGGTAAGGATAATTCGGCATCTTCTGACAAGCCAGCATCCGACATTAAATTAATGAGCTTACTTACAGGTGGAACACAGGGAACTTACTATGCATTAGGTGGAACATTTGCTGATTTTATTACTACAGAAACAGGTATTAAAACTACTGCTGAGGTATCACAAGCCTCTGCTGCAAACATGAATGCATTGGAAGCAGGCAAAGGTGAGATTGCATTTGTTCAAACAGATATTGCTTATTATGCTACTGAAGGAAAGTTAATGTTCAAAAAGAAAATTGATACAATTGCGGCTTTGGGTGCTCTTTATCCAGAGACGGTACAACTAGTTACAACTGAGGCATCTGGAATAAAGTCATATGCAGATTTAAAAGGAAAAAAGGTATCTGTAGGTGCACCAGGGTCTGGAACTTATGCAAATGCTGAACAATTACTTGAAGTTCATGGACTAACAATGACTGATATTAAAGCTCAAAACCTCGATTTTGGGGAATCCACAGATGGTCTTCAATCAGGTCAAATTGATGCAGCATTTATAACAGCTGGTACACCCACAGCGGCAGTTGAGGCATTAAATGCAACGACGAAAGTAAATATTATTGGTGTAGATCCTGGTAAAGCAGATGCATTAATTGAGAAATATCCATACTATGCAAAAGATACAGTAAAGGCTGGAACTTATGGTATTGCTAATGATACTGAAACAGTGTCAGTTCTTGCGATGCTTGCAGTGAGAAAGGATCTTCCAGATGATGTTGTTTATTCAATGACAAAGGCTATCTATGATAATAAAGATAAAATTTCCCATCCAAAAGGAGCGTTCATCAAAGCAGAAACTGGTTTAGCTGGTATAAGTATTGATGTTCACCCAGGTGCACAAAAGTACTTTGACGAAAAGAAATAA
- a CDS encoding sensor histidine kinase: MKLFFRDHASVIILYAISFLFLPWLIQVLDDLSSHYFYFIFLVSFLFTIWLVGRYFRRRKLYAHLQNNTLTHNDLHLFEPQAWIEQAYSSKLRQMQYLYLTQQQLLEEQGNERQLVLSHFAHQMKTPLSVIQLIIQSNPNAAASNPSEWQIIKNECDKMTFTLNQLLSYERTSHLAADLKIEALLLKELVQEVINNLKDYFIAKEIFPKIVFTDNPIIYSDQKWLKITLYQILNNAIKYGDSESSIQIMYDDAILQIKNEGETIPESEISRVFDLFYTGTKGRMGGAATGIGLYLVKKILTSLEHPFTLLSLNNTTTFTIDFSNKRKKVI, from the coding sequence ATGAAACTTTTTTTTCGAGATCATGCAAGTGTCATTATCCTTTACGCTATAAGCTTTCTGTTTCTTCCTTGGCTCATACAAGTATTGGATGATTTATCATCGCACTATTTCTATTTTATTTTTCTCGTTAGCTTCTTATTTACGATTTGGCTAGTTGGTCGTTATTTTCGTAGAAGGAAATTGTATGCCCATTTACAAAACAACACCCTCACACATAATGATTTACACTTATTTGAACCTCAAGCTTGGATTGAACAAGCCTATAGCTCAAAGCTACGTCAAATGCAGTATTTATATTTAACTCAGCAGCAACTACTTGAAGAACAAGGAAATGAAAGACAGCTTGTGTTATCTCATTTTGCCCATCAGATGAAAACACCCCTATCAGTGATTCAATTGATTATTCAATCTAATCCTAATGCTGCTGCAAGTAATCCATCCGAGTGGCAAATTATTAAGAATGAATGTGACAAGATGACATTTACCCTCAACCAACTACTCAGTTATGAACGTACTTCCCATCTTGCTGCGGATTTAAAAATTGAAGCACTCCTATTAAAGGAACTGGTTCAGGAGGTAATCAACAATTTAAAGGATTATTTCATCGCTAAGGAAATTTTCCCCAAAATAGTATTCACTGACAACCCTATTATTTACTCAGACCAGAAATGGTTAAAAATTACGCTCTATCAAATTCTCAATAACGCTATTAAATACGGGGATTCTGAAAGCTCCATTCAAATCATGTATGACGATGCTATTTTACAAATTAAAAACGAGGGAGAGACCATTCCTGAGAGCGAGATTTCCCGAGTCTTTGATTTATTTTATACAGGTACAAAAGGACGAATGGGTGGTGCAGCAACAGGGATTGGCCTCTATTTGGTGAAGAAGATACTAACTTCGTTAGAGCACCCTTTCACTTTACTATCTCTAAACAATACCACAACCTTTACCATAGATTTTTCAAATAAGCGGAAAAAAGTAATATGA
- a CDS encoding GGDEF domain-containing protein: MGKYKLKLSFVIVSMIIIVVLATSGVSIWSSYRNFNDILTQNKNMMQENYVRELSAMSENYIQERLNDPNQAQSIELNMEQLVGKIHDENTISFSTFFKSMIVPLFILFVIILIVAIWIALKIVRPLQKLSTSVERAEGVQELEVINDWYDEVRSLKEVVENVVILSESKISDLTNQLNLDSLTGIPNRRRMDQILNELIFNRVPHAIVLIDLDDFKSINDTYGHTMGDEVLKSFANHMQNNIGKQGMCFRYGGEEFMVILPSATVDIAIEIAENLRIKQALLDTACGRPVTLSAGITAFTTNIMNPNQLISIADQALYKAKQSGRNCTCVVDELSEKIIK; encoded by the coding sequence GTGGGTAAATACAAGTTAAAGTTATCGTTTGTTATTGTGAGTATGATAATCATCGTTGTACTTGCGACATCTGGTGTTAGTATTTGGAGCAGCTATCGAAATTTTAACGACATTCTTACGCAAAATAAAAACATGATGCAAGAGAATTATGTAAGGGAACTTTCGGCCATGTCCGAAAACTATATACAGGAACGATTAAATGACCCTAATCAAGCACAGTCCATAGAACTTAATATGGAGCAACTGGTTGGTAAAATACATGATGAAAATACCATTTCATTTAGCACCTTTTTCAAAAGTATGATTGTTCCTTTATTCATTTTGTTTGTAATTATTTTGATAGTAGCAATATGGATTGCTTTAAAAATTGTACGACCTCTCCAAAAACTTTCTACTAGTGTAGAAAGAGCGGAAGGGGTTCAAGAGCTTGAAGTGATTAATGATTGGTATGATGAAGTGCGATCGTTAAAAGAAGTAGTGGAGAACGTTGTAATTCTTTCAGAAAGTAAAATATCTGACTTAACAAATCAGCTAAATTTAGACTCTTTAACAGGAATTCCTAACCGTAGAAGGATGGATCAAATTTTAAATGAGTTAATTTTTAATAGAGTACCCCATGCAATAGTCTTAATAGATTTAGATGACTTTAAAAGTATAAACGATACATACGGTCATACTATGGGGGATGAGGTTTTAAAATCCTTTGCTAATCATATGCAGAACAACATTGGTAAACAGGGGATGTGCTTTCGCTATGGTGGGGAAGAGTTTATGGTCATATTACCGTCCGCTACAGTTGATATCGCTATTGAAATAGCTGAAAATCTACGAATAAAGCAGGCTTTACTAGATACCGCATGTGGACGGCCGGTAACATTGTCTGCAGGTATTACGGCTTTTACAACAAACATTATGAATCCGAATCAATTAATCTCCATTGCAGATCAGGCATTATATAAAGCGAAACAATCAGGCAGAAACTGTACCTGTGTCGTTGATGAGCTATCAGAAAAAATAATCAAATAA
- a CDS encoding LysM peptidoglycan-binding and 3D domain-containing protein, whose amino-acid sequence MKKQAFALAVALTFSLSVFTGSSSAEEIDRVQIGNTLWGISKVFNLSIEELQQISEIDSTWIYPEQTLSIVKGDEKPKDQHLIEKGDTLFNIALTNNVTIAELKEWNNLSSDLIFVGEQLAIKASAAKPKPTVNKVQKPATTTKGASAATKGTGKTLTMRATAYTAYCEGCSGITANGTDIRSNPNLKVIAVDPRVIPLGTKVWVEGYGEAIAADTGGAIKGNKIDVFIPSEGQARKWGVKQVTVKVLN is encoded by the coding sequence ATGAAAAAACAAGCATTTGCATTAGCTGTGGCATTGACCTTTAGTCTAAGTGTATTTACGGGTTCTTCCTCTGCTGAGGAAATAGACAGGGTTCAAATTGGCAACACACTTTGGGGAATCTCAAAAGTTTTTAATTTATCTATAGAAGAATTACAGCAAATAAGTGAAATAGATTCAACCTGGATATATCCAGAGCAAACTTTAAGCATAGTTAAGGGTGATGAGAAGCCTAAGGATCAACATCTTATTGAAAAAGGTGATACTTTATTTAATATTGCACTCACAAATAATGTAACGATTGCAGAATTAAAGGAATGGAATAATCTCTCATCTGACTTAATTTTTGTAGGGGAGCAATTAGCCATTAAGGCGTCAGCGGCAAAGCCAAAACCAACCGTAAATAAAGTACAAAAGCCAGCAACAACTACAAAAGGGGCAAGTGCCGCAACAAAGGGGACAGGTAAAACATTAACGATGCGTGCAACTGCTTATACTGCATATTGTGAAGGCTGTTCAGGTATTACAGCAAATGGGACAGATATTCGATCTAATCCAAATTTAAAGGTAATTGCTGTAGATCCAAGGGTTATTCCTCTAGGCACAAAGGTTTGGGTTGAAGGTTATGGGGAGGCAATAGCGGCGGATACTGGCGGCGCCATTAAAGGCAATAAAATTGATGTCTTTATCCCTTCAGAGGGACAAGCCCGGAAGTGGGGCGTCAAGCAGGTAACAGTGAAGGTTTTAAATTGA
- a CDS encoding superoxide dismutase family protein: protein MKKISLVFMSLLVFVGGCGFFEKKEEKVAVNAKSPLTATAKVIGKDNESYGNAYFQEEDNGVMMTLALSGLPPGTHGIHIHAVGKCEPPTFESAGPHFNPTSKEHGKLNPKGYHLGDLPNLEVGEDGNVDLNFLAEGLTLEKNAANSLLNGEGTALVIHESEDDYKTDPAGNSGARIACGVIQ, encoded by the coding sequence ATGAAAAAAATAAGCTTGGTATTTATGTCTCTATTGGTGTTTGTCGGAGGCTGTGGTTTTTTTGAAAAGAAAGAAGAGAAAGTGGCGGTTAATGCTAAATCCCCGCTGACAGCAACCGCAAAAGTAATCGGTAAAGATAATGAAAGCTATGGAAATGCGTATTTTCAAGAAGAGGATAATGGGGTTATGATGACGCTAGCGTTATCGGGATTGCCACCAGGGACGCATGGAATTCATATACATGCAGTTGGAAAATGCGAACCGCCAACCTTTGAATCTGCTGGACCACATTTTAATCCAACATCTAAAGAGCACGGGAAGCTCAATCCAAAAGGCTATCATCTAGGAGATCTTCCGAATTTAGAAGTTGGTGAGGATGGCAATGTGGATTTGAATTTTTTAGCTGAAGGGCTGACACTAGAAAAAAATGCGGCAAATTCGTTACTAAACGGGGAAGGTACAGCCTTAGTTATCCATGAATCCGAAGACGACTATAAAACAGATCCTGCTGGTAATTCTGGTGCAAGAATTGCATGTGGAGTCATTCAATAA
- a CDS encoding hybrid sensor histidine kinase/response regulator — protein sequence MSLFKNTASRVLTIVLIFIALTILRLLWLSYFLPSSNQPVAHEGIFDIRHQQLPEDEVLHLNGEWLYYPDLVDPLTINDRTLTYSSSVNRQTIPIKDAGKKAQSYGTYRLKIQLNTNAAKDNHYAIRIPAVSTASALYINGKLVGQSGKVASNPQSHRGQAAPYTVYFTNEQSEMDLVLHVSNFDTSESPTISKRVLFSSATAMIHHQQVTKLSLATISIMLIIFALFSILVFLFIYRKPIVLLFTVGFLLPLADELITFDRSILDWLHLEYAWSFKLSSVIYLGASFFFVQFMRVLLVKYRYAKCFQLFFHLYALGALLIVLLPIKWLYISNLLFFILYAASFLFVVAFALREYIENQTQSSVFIALTALSTTNGVIWGLIKSIYVFDIPVYPLDYLFIMLGFSSYWFKRFFENTEQIKVLVAKLQKDDELKDEFLSSSSQKLWDPMNKMITLGQSIYDNPNNKLVAEDHENLKYLIDIGRSMSFTLNDILDYTRLKEGNLHLHKKVISIQGAVYGVFDMLRFITNGKQIHMNSTISQSFPNILADEKRLIQILFNLLHNAIKYTDAGSIEISAHIEKNMAVILIHDTGLGMDDSIQSRLFSPYEQGSENDDGIGLGLLISKKLIELHGGTLKIHSIPNKGSDVYFTLPLAMENVKDQHNYLKHEITAVPAEEKILASITEKQFKILMVDDDLVNLTIMRSLFAPTEYAVKTVTSSEMALAALKDNDWDLVIIDAMMPYISGYALIEMMREHYSLLELPILLLTARKYPEDVYIGFAHGANDYVTKPINALELKVRSRALIDLKYSIHQQLQLETAWLQAQIQPHFLFNTLNTIASLSTIDTDRMINLLHHFGEYLHASFDVRNLQRVVPLKEELELVNSYLYIEQQRFGQLLHIEWDIDNHINIDIPPISIQNLVENAIRHGVLKQEKGGTVCIRIKDGPDFVAISVIDNGVGIDPTILHELQSGNDNKSTNSGIGIRNTDLRLKRIYGQRLHIESTLNKGTTISFRIPKN from the coding sequence ATGTCGCTGTTTAAAAATACCGCTAGTCGTGTACTTACTATTGTTTTAATATTTATTGCTCTGACCATTCTTCGCCTACTATGGCTATCATATTTTCTTCCTTCCAGTAATCAGCCTGTCGCCCATGAAGGAATATTTGATATTCGACATCAGCAGTTACCTGAAGATGAAGTTCTTCATCTCAATGGTGAATGGCTCTATTATCCAGATTTAGTAGACCCCCTAACCATTAACGATCGTACACTCACTTATTCTTCCAGCGTTAATAGGCAAACGATTCCTATAAAAGATGCAGGGAAAAAAGCACAAAGCTACGGTACATATCGTTTAAAAATTCAACTTAATACTAATGCAGCTAAAGATAACCATTACGCTATTCGAATTCCAGCTGTATCTACAGCTTCAGCATTATATATTAATGGTAAATTAGTTGGGCAATCAGGCAAAGTTGCTTCTAACCCACAAAGCCATAGAGGTCAAGCTGCCCCTTATACTGTTTATTTTACAAATGAGCAATCTGAAATGGACTTAGTACTACACGTATCTAATTTTGATACTTCAGAAAGTCCTACTATTAGTAAAAGAGTTTTATTTAGCTCAGCAACAGCTATGATACATCATCAACAGGTTACCAAGCTATCACTTGCGACTATTTCAATTATGCTCATCATATTCGCACTCTTCAGCATTTTAGTGTTTTTATTTATTTATCGAAAACCTATTGTATTACTGTTCACCGTTGGCTTTCTATTGCCTTTAGCCGATGAGTTAATAACCTTTGATCGCTCTATATTAGATTGGTTACATTTAGAGTATGCTTGGTCATTTAAACTATCGTCAGTCATTTATCTAGGGGCTTCTTTTTTCTTTGTCCAATTTATGCGTGTTTTACTAGTCAAATATCGTTATGCAAAATGTTTTCAGCTGTTCTTTCATTTATATGCTTTAGGAGCTCTATTGATTGTACTTTTACCTATTAAATGGCTGTATATATCAAATTTGCTGTTCTTTATTCTTTATGCTGCTTCATTTTTATTTGTAGTCGCCTTTGCGTTAAGAGAGTACATTGAAAATCAAACACAGAGCTCTGTTTTTATTGCTCTTACAGCTCTTAGTACAACAAATGGAGTTATCTGGGGGCTTATTAAATCTATTTATGTTTTTGATATACCGGTTTATCCACTTGACTATTTATTTATCATGCTTGGGTTTTCGAGTTACTGGTTTAAACGCTTTTTTGAAAATACAGAGCAAATTAAAGTTTTAGTGGCTAAATTACAAAAGGATGATGAATTAAAGGATGAGTTTTTATCAAGTAGTTCACAGAAGCTGTGGGATCCTATGAATAAGATGATTACTTTAGGACAGTCCATTTATGATAATCCTAATAATAAGCTAGTGGCTGAGGATCATGAAAATCTTAAGTATCTCATTGATATTGGGAGAAGTATGTCCTTCACATTAAATGACATATTGGATTACACTCGCTTAAAAGAAGGAAATCTACATCTTCATAAAAAAGTTATTAGCATCCAAGGCGCTGTATATGGGGTTTTTGATATGCTAAGGTTTATTACAAATGGAAAACAAATTCACATGAATTCTACTATTTCTCAATCATTTCCTAATATACTTGCTGATGAAAAGCGCTTAATCCAAATTCTTTTTAATCTTTTACATAATGCTATTAAATATACAGATGCTGGATCTATTGAAATTAGTGCACATATAGAAAAGAATATGGCTGTTATCCTTATCCATGACACTGGTTTAGGCATGGATGATTCGATTCAAAGTCGGTTATTTTCCCCATACGAGCAGGGAAGCGAAAATGATGATGGAATTGGGCTTGGTTTATTGATTTCTAAAAAGCTTATTGAATTACATGGAGGCACATTGAAAATACATTCTATTCCTAACAAAGGATCTGATGTTTATTTTACTTTGCCTTTAGCAATGGAAAACGTAAAGGATCAGCATAACTATTTAAAGCATGAGATTACAGCAGTTCCAGCAGAAGAAAAAATCCTGGCCTCTATAACAGAAAAACAATTCAAAATCTTAATGGTTGATGATGATCTGGTAAATTTAACAATAATGCGTAGTTTATTTGCACCAACCGAGTATGCTGTTAAAACTGTAACTAGCAGTGAAATGGCTTTAGCTGCTTTAAAGGACAATGATTGGGATTTAGTTATAATTGATGCCATGATGCCCTATATCTCTGGCTATGCATTAATTGAGATGATGCGAGAGCATTATTCCTTACTCGAATTACCAATATTATTATTAACAGCTCGAAAATATCCGGAAGATGTTTACATTGGCTTTGCACATGGGGCAAATGATTATGTGACAAAGCCAATTAATGCTCTTGAATTAAAGGTTCGAAGCCGCGCTTTGATCGATCTCAAATATAGCATCCATCAACAATTGCAATTAGAGACTGCTTGGCTACAAGCCCAAATACAACCACATTTTTTATTTAATACTTTAAATACAATTGCATCACTTAGTACCATCGATACGGATCGTATGATTAACTTATTGCATCATTTTGGTGAATATCTCCATGCAAGCTTTGATGTGCGAAATCTGCAGCGAGTTGTTCCGCTTAAGGAAGAATTAGAGCTAGTAAACTCGTATCTCTATATTGAACAACAGCGCTTTGGGCAACTACTACATATCGAATGGGATATTGATAATCATATAAATATTGATATTCCCCCTATCTCCATTCAAAATTTAGTAGAAAATGCAATACGTCATGGCGTATTAAAACAGGAAAAGGGCGGTACAGTCTGTATTCGTATTAAAGATGGTCCTGATTTTGTAGCAATAAGTGTTATTGATAATGGTGTTGGTATAGATCCGACCATATTACATGAATTACAATCAGGTAACGATAATAAAAGTACTAACTCTGGCATAGGTATCCGTAATACTGATTTACGCCTAAAAAGGATTTATGGACAAAGATTGCACATTGAAAGCACACTTAATAAAGGAACAACTATATCTTTCCGCATTCCCAAAAATTAA
- a CDS encoding response regulator transcription factor — protein MYKIYIIEDDANISRLITEQLTKYQFQCYTVQQFHHIVEEFQTIQPHLVVMDINLPTYDGYFWSRKIRQLSTCPIIIVSARINDIDQVYGIENGADDFMTKPFSLDVFMAKVNGLIRRTYGEYASSDSSIITIANTTLNTDTVRLQTAKQESLLTLKEMQLCKLLFDSYPNVVTRQELLSAIWDDETFVEENTLSVNIGRLRKKFEVIQSLLEIKTIRGLGYQLVEVEE, from the coding sequence ATGTACAAAATTTACATAATCGAAGATGATGCTAATATTTCAAGGCTAATCACAGAGCAATTAACAAAATATCAATTTCAATGCTATACTGTCCAGCAATTCCATCATATTGTAGAAGAATTTCAGACTATTCAACCCCATCTTGTGGTTATGGATATTAACCTACCAACCTATGATGGCTATTTTTGGTCAAGGAAAATCCGCCAGCTTTCCACATGTCCGATCATCATTGTATCAGCGCGTATTAACGATATTGATCAGGTTTACGGTATAGAAAATGGTGCAGATGATTTTATGACTAAGCCCTTTTCACTTGATGTGTTTATGGCAAAAGTGAATGGTCTTATCCGTCGTACATATGGAGAATATGCTTCTTCTGACTCTTCTATCATCACCATTGCAAATACAACTTTAAATACTGATACTGTTCGTCTTCAAACAGCAAAACAGGAGAGCTTATTAACATTAAAAGAAATGCAGCTTTGCAAATTACTATTTGATTCATATCCGAATGTTGTTACTCGTCAAGAGCTGTTAAGTGCCATTTGGGATGATGAAACCTTTGTTGAGGAAAACACCTTATCCGTGAACATTGGCCGTCTACGTAAAAAATTTGAAGTCATTCAATCTTTACTAGAAATTAAAACCATTCGCGGACTCGGCTACCAATTAGTGGAGGTAGAAGAATGA
- a CDS encoding response regulator, with protein sequence MIRVIVMDDEPLALINMEKKLEEFDSIEVIKTFTTVKELMAEGPNLSFQVAFLDIEMPGMNGLEVAHLLQEWNPNIYIVFVTAYRDYAIQAFEIHSLDYLLKPISKARLETTINRIQALFHQEKKSLPVVDQQKSLLTIQCFGGFVVSYDDKTVLWRTVKTKELFAFLFSNLNSLIPRDTIIDALWTETDYKKARVQLHTTVSYLRTTLSTLGYLDVIQYANGCYILQLEDFQCDAYDLEQILNEKMESGRLNIEKAEALIQKYQGEYMATLDYPWIISKANYMNNQFTLLLHDLEAHYTAINDVKKREHILLLAFEHNPYSDKTIQQLMQHYIEIDNRASAVKIYNKFRDTLLNDLEILPNQETTELFNALSQEL encoded by the coding sequence TTGATTCGAGTAATTGTTATGGACGATGAGCCATTAGCTCTTATAAACATGGAGAAAAAGTTAGAGGAGTTTGATTCAATAGAGGTTATTAAAACTTTTACAACTGTAAAAGAATTGATGGCTGAAGGACCAAACCTGTCCTTTCAAGTAGCATTTTTAGATATTGAAATGCCTGGCATGAACGGTTTAGAAGTTGCACATCTTCTCCAAGAATGGAATCCAAACATCTATATCGTTTTCGTTACAGCATATCGTGATTATGCAATTCAAGCATTTGAAATTCACTCACTTGATTATTTATTAAAGCCTATTTCAAAAGCTCGCTTAGAGACAACCATAAATAGAATCCAAGCACTCTTCCACCAAGAAAAGAAGTCACTTCCTGTAGTAGATCAACAAAAATCCTTATTGACTATTCAATGTTTTGGAGGTTTCGTTGTCTCATATGATGATAAAACCGTACTTTGGAGAACGGTAAAAACAAAGGAGTTATTTGCCTTTCTTTTTTCTAATCTTAATAGCCTCATTCCCCGGGATACTATTATTGACGCTTTATGGACTGAGACAGACTATAAGAAAGCTAGGGTGCAATTGCATACAACCGTTTCATATCTCCGTACAACACTTTCTACATTAGGCTATTTAGATGTGATTCAGTATGCAAATGGCTGTTATATTTTACAGCTTGAAGATTTCCAATGTGATGCTTATGACTTAGAGCAGATCTTAAATGAGAAAATGGAGAGTGGAAGGCTCAATATTGAGAAGGCAGAGGCACTTATACAAAAGTATCAAGGCGAATACATGGCTACACTAGATTATCCGTGGATTATTAGTAAAGCCAATTATATGAATAACCAATTTACGCTTTTGCTGCATGATCTTGAAGCCCATTATACAGCCATAAATGACGTAAAAAAGCGAGAACATATCTTACTCTTAGCCTTTGAACATAATCCATATTCTGATAAAACTATTCAACAACTAATGCAACACTATATCGAAATAGATAATCGAGCAAGTGCTGTGAAAATTTACAATAAATTTAGAGATACCTTGTTAAATGATCTTGAGATTTTACCAAATCAAGAAACAACGGAGCTTTTTAATGCGTTATCACAGGAATTATAA
- a CDS encoding DUF1850 domain-containing protein, which yields MRQRKALIVFAILCSILCLVIFLPFQKVFAFTETRTVHPILHYIPLTTEETFQIRYTHSIHKSDVLEHYQYIGGKRIQMVGMEYEDLAIGMPSNAEENQIFTERNGKYYLQFNNEIIDNFTIFIGDLDLALVLIYEHYEYDLKKDLQRGSSYLFEVKRLSLYEQWKGVRMR from the coding sequence GTGCGACAGAGGAAAGCGCTTATAGTTTTTGCTATTTTATGTAGTATCTTATGCCTAGTTATTTTTCTTCCTTTCCAAAAGGTATTCGCATTTACGGAAACGCGCACTGTGCATCCGATACTGCATTATATACCACTAACAACTGAGGAGACCTTTCAAATTAGATACACTCATTCTATTCATAAATCGGATGTGCTAGAACATTATCAATACATAGGTGGGAAGCGTATTCAAATGGTAGGAATGGAGTATGAAGATTTAGCAATTGGTATGCCGAGCAATGCTGAGGAGAATCAAATATTTACAGAGCGTAATGGTAAATATTATTTACAGTTTAACAACGAAATTATCGACAATTTTACAATATTTATTGGTGATTTAGATTTAGCTCTTGTGTTGATATACGAGCACTATGAATATGATTTAAAAAAAGATTTACAAAGGGGTAGTTCTTATTTATTTGAGGTGAAGCGTTTATCACTTTATGAACAATGGAAAGGAGTAAGGATGAGATGA